A region from the Lolium perenne isolate Kyuss_39 chromosome 4, Kyuss_2.0, whole genome shotgun sequence genome encodes:
- the LOC127349336 gene encoding strigolactone esterase D14 — MVGAPPPSSAKLLEILNVRVVGSGERVVVLSHGFGTDQSAWSRVLPYLTRDHRVVLYDLVCAGSVNPDHFDFRRYSGLDAYVDDLLAILDALSITRCALVGHSVSAMIAILASIRRPELFARLVLIGCSPCFLNDGDYHGGFEVEEVQEVFDAMTANYSAWATGYAPLAVGADVPEAVQEFSRTLFNIRPDISLHVCQSVFRTDLRGVLGMVKAPCVVVQTARDISIPAIVAAYLKAHLGGHTTVELLPTEGHLPHLSAPSLLAPVLRRALAHR; from the coding sequence ATGGTAGGAGCGCCGCCACCGAGCAGTGCCAAGCTGCTGGAGATCCTGAACGTGCGGGTCGTGGGCAGCGGCGAGCGGGTGGTGGTGCTGTCGCACGGCTTCGGCACAGACCAGTCGGCGTGGAGCCGAGTGCTGCCGTACCTCACCCGCGACCACCGCGTGGTGCTCTACGACCTGGTCTGCGCCGGCAGCGTCAACCCAGACCACTTCGACTTCCGCCGCTACAGCGGCTTGGACGCCTACGTGGACGACCTGCTCGCCATCCTGGACGCGCTCAGCATCACGCGCTGCGCCCTGGTGGGCCACTCCGTCTCCGCCATGATCGCCATCCTCGCCTCCATCCGCCGCCCCGAGCTCTTCGCCAGGCTCGTCCTCATCGGCTGCTCGCCCTGCTTCCTCAACGACGGCGACTACCACGGCGGGTTCGAGGTGGAGGAGGTCCAGGAGGTGTTCGACGCGATGACGGCCAACTACTCGGCGTGGGCGACGGGGTACGCGCCTCTGGCGGTCGGCGCGGACGTGCCGGAGGCCGTGCAGGAGTTCAGCCGCACGCTCTTCAACATACGCCCCGACATCTCCCTACACGTCTGCCAGAGCGTGTTCAGGACCGACCTCCGTGGCGTGCTGGGCATGGTGAAGGCGCCCTGCGTCGTCGTGCAGACCGCCCGCGATATCTCTATCCCGGCCATCGTCGCCGCCTACCTCAAGGCCCACCTCGGCGGACACACCACCGTCGAGCTCCTGCCCACGGAGGGCCACCTGCCTCACCTCAGCGCCCCCAGCCTCCTCGCTCCGGTGCTTCGTCGCGCGCTCGCCCACCGCTAG